A region of Toxorhynchites rutilus septentrionalis strain SRP chromosome 1, ASM2978413v1, whole genome shotgun sequence DNA encodes the following proteins:
- the LOC129762373 gene encoding protein cramped: MDAASIGCSTEIIANTHKNDLKIVDVELKLAKAADDGSIPSAAIVSSSVNLPPVVDLPITAAGVQTSKPATAAGTTQAQGQVQPQAKPIANKLNDPSLKQIPTEELLGSVTTFYPSGDAECGHALRTSARVIHKMRMDSIRGNTPPPQDRKEGGTGVAAGKAGSMGSAGSQVKTPNQQKAVRVVWSNQDKNLFFEALNECGKDFEGIANYLNTKKRRKDSNSELFKVKDVRHLYYQFNQKVSKYLHFSDDVKKEAQELYALINYGEMRKKVPFQNKKYFHKLKDLVYRGSTTIREKGRNIRIKTPSCRALRKLNQLEEWQEEIKLPPRVDVILRPATVEAWGRVQSLAQNPRIKTTVTLQKRLSTLLQMLQQKWRHQDVRLVERISNLKNLSVNVTSKASRQKMQHELELCSRFTTSDDDDDQKILRFTPPKTAVIHRPMINLTEFLSSYSICLNSYEQRIGAKVRGEALCVEKLNSFKDRLGANSKRQRHDSGSEKHSPDGKKVKPELKDGKEEKIFDGNAVSNLAEVFKSPNASNESIDILKDIENSDNECHLPAKSFTVSGCDDPEVKGGSESNDSLKLSGLSKLKFELEAGGIGGDNSNDGATSENEQQQAKTQKVDEGGDVSASDDLIKTTVKRKESREKCGKRKDSKSALSGLSSLHFRPLISEEAIQKIREGWTVQSVGDLTVGDLYIMFGEENRLHLEYAWVASKDEKSDSVVHGEEVCTVECSDVEGNERVTSSSTNGSLQMVGLNGGGETIDEICNEINLSGRLRQLLQIASLNEKTGKRRCPCGHVCDRRNKNTEPSASAMSDSLIFKQPMAPLRNSNVASLAGVQNNILSSPHMRYKNSRWWRTRVNRHQLPSQRSSLLPNGSAGYAPGRNNNNNYTSSAKVTTAGIGQQVLSSQGVGAARNGTTIRSAETEDSLTKLLEDKISSISSTGKASSSASKSVGAVAADTNDDGSCISLFDISLPSTSSTLIADLMGTEAASEISNCTTISATKILQELPADGKLPQTDINDISLSSFLGHLDAVYDNEPTHRKKDTDQQMNISIISESSVDYIARFEDIAAELRAQNGQPDSA; this comes from the exons ATGGATGCGGCCTCCATCGGATGCTCGACAGAAATCATTGCTAACACACACAAGAATGACCTCAAAATCGTCGATGTCGAGCTCAAGCTGGCCAAAGCGGCGGACGATGGCAGCATTCCTTCGGCCGCCATAGTTTCATCCTCCGTGAACCTCCCACCGGTCGTCGATCTGCCTATTACTGCGGCGGGAGTCCAAACATCCAAACCAGCAACTGCAGCGGGTACAACGCAAGCACAAGGCCAAGTCCAGCCCCAAGCGAAACCAATCGCGAACAAACTGAACGATCCGAGCCTGAAGCAAATACCCACCGAAGAGCTGCTCGGATCGGTAACCACGTTCTACCCGAGTGGGGACGCGGAATGTGGCCACGCGTTGCGAACAAGTGCCCGCGTAATTCACAAAATGCGAATGGATTCAATTCGTGGCAATACACCACCGCCCCAGGATCGCAAGGAGGGTGGCACAGGCGTTGCGGCGGGGAAGGCTGGTTCGATGGGTTCGGCTGGGAGCCAGGTGAAAACACCGAACCAGCAGAAAGCGGTTCGTGTGGTGTGGAGCAATCAGGACAAGAACTTGTTCTTCGAGGCGCTCAACGAGTGTGGGAAGGATTTCGAAGGAATCGCAAACTACTTGAACACGAAGAAGCGCCGAAAGGATAGTAACAGCGAGCTGTTCAAGGTGAAGGATGTTCGCCATCTGTACTATCAGTTCAATCAGAAGGTGTCCAAATATTTGCACTTTTCCGATGATGTCAAAAAGGAGGCTCAAGAACTGTATGCTTTGATCAACTATGGCGAGATGCGGAAGAAGGTTCCGTTTCAGAACAAGAAATACTTTCACAAGCTGAAGGATTTGGTTTACAGGGGTTCCACAACGATTCGGGAGAAGGGTAGAAACATCCGGATCAAGACCCCATCGTGTCGAGCTTTGAGGAAACTGAATCAGTTGGAGGAGTGGCAAGAGGAGATAAAGCTTCCCCCGAGGGTGGATGTTATTCTGAGACCTGCCACGGTCGAAGCCTGGGGTCGGGTTCAGTCGCTGGCCCAAAATCCTCGCATCAAAACTACGGTAACGCTGCAGAAGCGGCTTTCGACGCTGCTGCAAATGTTACAACAGAAATGGCGCCACCAGGATGTGCGGCTGGTGGAACGAATCTCAAATCTTAAAAACTTAAGCGTAAACGTCACATCGAAAGCATCCCGCCAGAAGATGCAGCACGAGTTGGAGCTGTGTTCGCGCTTTACCACcagcgacgacgacgacgatcaGAAAATTCTTCGCTTCACTCCACCGAAGACTGCGGTCATTCATAGGCCGATGATAAATTTGACGGAATTCCTGAGCAGCTACAGCATCTGCCTGAACTCGTACGAGCAGCGGATAGGGGCGAAAGTACGCGGCGAAGCGCTTTGTGTGGAGAAGTTAAACAGTTTCAAGGATCGATTGGGGGCGAATTCGAAGCGTCAGCGGCACGACAGTGGTTCGGAGAAGCACAGTCCCGACGGTAAGAAGGTCAAGCCCGAGCTGAAGGATGGCAAAGAGGAAAAAATTTTCGATGGAAACGCTGTTTCGAATCTGGCGGAG GTATTCAAATCTCCCAATGCTTCGAACGAATCGATTGACATTCTGAAGGACATTGAAAACAGTGATAACGAATGTCACCTTCCAGCCAAGTCATTTACGGTTTCGGGATGTGACGATCCGGAGGTGAAGGGGGGCTCCGAATCGAATGATTCCCTCAAGCTATCTGGTCTGAGCAAGCTGAAGTTCGAGTTGGAAGCTGGTGGTATCGGGGGCGATAACTCCAACGATGGGGCCACATCCGAAAACGAGCAGCAACAGGCGAAAACCCAAAAAGTGGACGAGGGTGGCGATGTGTCCGCAAGCGATGATCTTATCAAGACGACCGTTAAGCGGAAAGAATCTAGAGAGAAATGCGGCAAACGCAAGGATTCGAAATCGGCCCTGTCGGGGCTAAGTAGTTTGCATTTTCGGCCATTGATCTCGGAGGAGGCGATCCAAAAGATAAGGGAAGGCTGGACGGTGCAAAGCGTTGGCGATTTGACGGTGGGTGATTTGTACATCATGTTCGGGGAGGAGAACAGACTTCATTTGGAGTATGCTTGGGTTGCGTCGAAGGACGAAAAGTCGGACAGCGTCGTCCATGGGGAGGAAGTCTGCACGGTTGAGTGTTCCGACGTTGAGGGAAATGAGAGGGTTACATCGTCGTCCACCAATGGAAGTCTGCAGATGGTTGGGCTGAATGGTGGCGGTGAAACTATTGATGAGATTTGTAACGAGATTAATCTCAGCGGGCGTCTTAGGCAATTGCTTCAGATTGCAAGCTTGAACGAAAAGACTGGAAAAAGAAGATGCCCTTGTGGGCACGTTTGCGATAGGAGAAATAAG AATACCGAACCAAGTGCTTCCGCGATGAGCGATAGTCTCATTTTCAAACAACCTATGGCACCTCTCCGCAACAGTAACGTCGCCTCATTGGCGGGCGTTCAAAACAAT ATTCTTTCCTCGCCGCATATGCGCTACAAAAACTCACGGTGGTGGCGAACGCGTGTCAATCGCCACCAGCTACCATCACAGCGGTCGTCGTTGCTTCCTAATGGGTCTGCCGGGTATGCCCCTGGAAGGAACAATAACAACAATTACACGAGTTCTGCCAAAGTAACAACAGCTGGCATCGGCCAACAAGTTCTCTCGTCGCAAGGTGTCGGAGCGGCCCGCAACGGTACCACCATTCGTAGCGCCGAAACCGAGGACAGTCTGACGAAGTTGCTTGAGGACAAAAtaagcagcatcagcagcactGGGAAAGCTAGCAGCAGCGCTTCGAAGTCTGTTGGTGCGGTTGCGGCGGATACCAATGACGATGGCAGTTGCATCAGTTTGTTCGATATCTCCCTGCCTTCAACTTCGTCGACACTGATAGCAGATTTGATGGGTACGGAGGCGGCCAGTGAAATTAGCAACTGTACAACTATTTCCGCCACTAAAATTCTGCAAGAGTTACCCGCCGACGGTAAGCTACCCCAGACAGACATCAACGATATATCGTTGAGTAGTTTCCTGGGACATTTGGACGCGGTATACGATAATGAGCCGACACATCGTAAAAAGGACACTGAT CAACAGATGAACATCAGCATTATCAGCGAATCAAGCGTGGATTACATCGCTCGCTTCGAGGACATTGCTGCCGAGCTGCGGGCTCAAAACGGGCAACCGGATTCGGCTTAA